The Elaeis guineensis isolate ETL-2024a chromosome 13, EG11, whole genome shotgun sequence genome includes a region encoding these proteins:
- the LOC105032508 gene encoding uncharacterized protein, which translates to MATSFDRWEKDPFFSAAEEVQEAADRLESIYRQWIQERKQASKLPGRSECASVELHRELHTALGTAKWQLEELERAVRSNDDACLAGEDTRARHSQFLAAIGNRISVMENALKESNIEAGEAALSWVRLDERERDELARFLSCPVLEREESLMIPSVGDLDNRNGMMKMNGEPSVGSSKNSCNSNESYSWETREERVPGPRRAASASADIGAWKILVPSEGEDTSERSSDDRPNAPPPRILTFSVLTGALESTSRMKWYKNGFRKWKARHQHDATDSIPLQNHQEFNGCYERSKSCLSNCEEEKCDKQLDGWVGALQRQLQRSQYQIQYGRPIQIILWAILAVLLIAIFAFCAT; encoded by the exons ATGGCCACGAGCTTTGATCGATGGGAGAAAGATCCTTTCTTCTCCGCCGCCGAGGAGGTCCAGGAAGCCGCCGATAG GTTGGAATCGATTTATAGGCAGTGGATCCAAGAGAGGAAACAGGCGTCGAAGCTCCCAGGAAGAAGCGAATGCGCCTCCGTCGAGCTCCACAGAGAGCTTCACACAGCCCTCGGCACCGCAAAATGGCAG CTCGAGGAATTGGAGCGGGCGGTCAGGTCGAATGATGATGCCTGTTTGGCGGGGGAAGATACAAGAGCTCGGCACAGCCAATTCCTGGCAGCAATTGGAAATCGGATATCAGTGATGGAGAATGCTTTGAAGGAATCTAACATCGAGGCGGGCGAGGCTGCACTGAGCTGGGTCCGATTGGATGAGCGAGAACGAGACGAGCTTGCTCGATTCCTATCCTGCCCTGTCTTAGAAAGAGAGGAGTCATTGATGATTCCATCTGTTGGTGACCTTGATAATAGGAACGGTATGATGAAAATGAATGGAGAGCCTTCTGTTGGCAGCTCGAAGAATTCTTGCAACTCAAATGAATCGTATTCATGGGAAACGAGGGAGGAGAGGGTGCCCGGGCCTCGGAGGGCAGCAAGCGCCAGTGCTGATATCGGGGCATGGAAGATTTTGGTTCCCAGTGAGGGCGAGGATACTTCCGAGAGATCATCTGATGATCGACCTAATGCCCCCCCTCCAAGGATACTTACCTTCTCTGTGTTAACTGGTGCTTTAGAATCAACATCTAGAATGAAATGGTACAAAAATGGGTTCAGGAAGTGGAAAGCAAGGCACCAGCATGATGCGACAGACTCGATCCCCTTACAAAATCATCAG GAATTTAATGGTTGCTATGAGAGAAGTAAAAGTTGCCTTAGCAATTGTGAAGAGGAGAAATGTGATAAGCAGCTTGATGGGTGGGTTGGAGCTCTTCAAAGACAACTTCAAAGGTCTCAGTATCAAATTCAGTATGGTCGGCCTATTCAGATTATTCTTTGGGCAATTCTTGCTGTCTTATTGATTG CAATATTTGCATTTTGTGCTACTTAA